From Mycobacterium lacus, one genomic window encodes:
- a CDS encoding serine/threonine-protein kinase PknG, which yields MGKPTNKGLGSGSQDSDQEDLGPSTQPADVLFTESSKIRPPSTQALFRPDFDEDDDFPHTGGMDTEPQDRPTAATRVLPPVRQLGGGLVAIPRVPDIDPVKALMTNPVVPESKRFCWNCGRPVGRSGSEGKGASEGWCPYCGSPYSFLPQLSPGDIVAGQYEVKGCIAHGGLGWVYLAVDHNVNDRPVVLKGLVHSGDAEAQAIAMAERQFLAEVVHPAIVQIFNFVEHTDRHGDPVGYIVMEYVGGQSLKRGRKQEKLPVAEAIAYLLEILPALGYLHSIGLVYNDLKPENIMLTEEQLKLIDLGAVSRINSFGYLYGTPGFQAPEIVRTGPTVATDIYTVGRTLAALTLNLRTRNGRYVDGLPEDDPVLAKYDSFGRLLRRAIDPDPRRRFASAEEMSGQLMGVLREAVAQDTGVPRPGLSTIFSRTRSTFGVNLLVAHTDVYLDGQVHSEKLTAKEIVTALQVPLVDPADVAAPVLQATVLSEPVQTLDSLRAARHGALAAEGIDLSESIELPLMEVRALLDLGDVAKATRKLDDLAERVGWRWRLIWYRAVAELLTGDYDSASKHFTEVLDTFPGEVAPKMALAATAELAGDAEAHKFYQAVWRTDDGVISAAFGLARSQSAEGDRMGAVRTLDEVPATSRHFTTARLTSAVTLLSGRSTSEITEEQIRDAARRVEALPPTEPRVLQIRALVLGGAMDWLKDNQASTNHILGFPFTMHGLRLGVEASLRSLARVAPTQRHRYTLVDMANKVRPTSTF from the coding sequence ATGGGCAAGCCCACGAACAAAGGGTTGGGGTCCGGATCTCAGGACTCCGACCAAGAAGACCTGGGCCCCAGCACCCAGCCGGCGGACGTGCTGTTCACTGAGTCATCAAAGATCCGGCCACCGTCCACCCAGGCGCTTTTCCGCCCTGACTTCGACGAGGACGACGACTTCCCCCACACCGGCGGCATGGACACCGAGCCGCAGGATCGGCCGACGGCGGCGACGCGGGTGCTCCCGCCGGTCCGACAGCTCGGCGGCGGCCTGGTGGCGATCCCGCGGGTGCCCGATATCGATCCGGTCAAAGCCCTGATGACCAATCCGGTGGTGCCGGAATCCAAGCGCTTCTGCTGGAACTGCGGCCGACCCGTCGGCCGGTCCGGCTCGGAAGGCAAGGGGGCCTCGGAAGGCTGGTGCCCGTATTGCGGCAGTCCGTATTCGTTCCTGCCGCAGCTGAGTCCCGGAGACATCGTCGCGGGCCAGTACGAGGTCAAGGGCTGCATCGCACACGGCGGCCTGGGCTGGGTCTATCTCGCGGTCGACCACAACGTCAACGACCGGCCTGTCGTGCTCAAGGGACTGGTGCACTCCGGTGACGCCGAGGCACAGGCGATCGCGATGGCCGAGCGGCAATTCCTCGCCGAGGTGGTGCACCCGGCGATCGTGCAGATCTTCAACTTCGTCGAGCACACCGACCGCCACGGGGATCCGGTCGGCTACATCGTCATGGAGTACGTCGGTGGGCAATCGCTCAAGCGTGGCCGTAAGCAAGAGAAGCTGCCGGTCGCCGAGGCGATCGCCTACCTGCTGGAAATCCTGCCCGCGCTCGGCTACCTGCATTCCATCGGCCTGGTCTACAACGACCTGAAGCCGGAGAACATCATGCTCACCGAGGAGCAGCTCAAGCTGATCGACCTGGGCGCGGTGTCGCGGATCAACTCGTTCGGCTACCTCTACGGCACGCCCGGCTTCCAGGCGCCGGAGATCGTGCGCACCGGACCCACGGTGGCCACCGACATCTACACCGTGGGACGCACGCTAGCGGCGTTGACGTTGAACCTGCGCACCCGCAATGGTCGCTACGTCGACGGACTGCCCGAAGACGACCCGGTGCTGGCCAAATACGACTCGTTCGGCCGGTTGTTGCGCCGCGCCATCGACCCCGACCCGAGGCGCCGGTTCGCCAGCGCCGAGGAGATGTCCGGGCAGCTGATGGGCGTGCTCCGGGAGGCGGTCGCCCAGGACACCGGGGTACCCCGGCCCGGGTTGTCGACGATCTTTTCCCGCACCCGCTCCACATTCGGGGTGAACCTGCTGGTCGCCCACACCGACGTGTATCTGGACGGCCAGGTGCATTCGGAGAAGCTGACCGCCAAGGAGATCGTGACCGCGCTGCAGGTACCGCTGGTCGATCCCGCCGACGTCGCCGCCCCGGTGCTGCAGGCGACGGTGCTGTCCGAGCCAGTGCAGACGCTGGATTCGCTGCGGGCGGCCCGCCACGGCGCGCTGGCCGCGGAGGGCATCGACCTGTCCGAGTCGATCGAGCTGCCGCTGATGGAAGTCCGCGCGTTGCTGGACCTGGGCGACGTGGCCAAGGCCACCCGCAAGCTCGACGACCTGGCCGAGCGCGTGGGGTGGCGCTGGCGGCTGATCTGGTACCGGGCCGTCGCCGAGCTGCTGACCGGCGACTACGACTCCGCCAGCAAGCATTTCACCGAGGTGCTCGACACCTTCCCCGGCGAGGTGGCACCCAAGATGGCGCTGGCCGCGACCGCCGAACTGGCCGGCGACGCGGAGGCGCACAAGTTTTACCAGGCCGTGTGGCGGACCGACGACGGCGTGATCTCAGCGGCCTTCGGATTGGCCAGGTCCCAGTCGGCTGAAGGCGATCGCATGGGAGCCGTGCGCACCCTGGACGAGGTGCCCGCAACCTCCAGGCATTTCACTACCGCGCGCCTGACCAGCGCGGTGACCCTGCTGTCCGGCCGGTCGACCAGTGAAATCACCGAGGAGCAGATCCGCGACGCCGCCCGGCGGGTGGAGGCGCTGCCGCCCACCGAACCGCGGGTGCTGCAGATCCGCGCCCTGGTGCTGGGCGGCGCGATGGACTGGCTGAAGGACAATCAGGCCAGCACGAACCACATCCTCGGCTTCCCGTTCACTATGCACGGGCTGCGGCTGGGTGTCGAGGCGTCGCTGCGCAGCCTGGCCCGGGTGGCGCCCACCCAGCGGCACCGCTACACGCTGGTGGACATGGCCAACAAGGTGCGGCCCACTAGCACGTTCTAG
- a CDS encoding acetate kinase, with protein MDSTVLVINCGSSSLKFQLIEPDSATSRATGMVERIGEESSLVADHGTALRRAFEMLAEDGINLQACGLVAVGHRVVHGGKEFHRPTVLDDSVVGRLKELSALAPLHNPPAVLGIEVARKLLPDVPHVAVFDTAFFHDLPAAAATYAIDHGLAEEWHIRRYGFHGTSHRYVSERAAAFLGRPPDGLNQIVLHLGNGSSASAIAAGRPVDTSMGLTPLEGLVMGTRSGDVDPSIVGYLWRAAKMGVGEIESMLNHRSGILGLAGERDFRRLHELIESGDGSAQLAYDVFIHRLRKYIGAYLAVLGHTDVVSFTAGIGENDPAVRRDALAGMAELGIKVDEDRNAKGARRISQDDSPITVLVVPTNEGLAIARDCVSVLGRRA; from the coding sequence ATGGATAGCACCGTTCTGGTCATCAACTGCGGCTCCTCGTCGCTCAAGTTCCAGCTGATCGAACCCGATTCCGCAACGTCACGTGCCACCGGGATGGTGGAGCGAATCGGGGAGGAATCGTCGTTGGTGGCCGATCACGGCACGGCACTGCGGCGAGCGTTCGAGATGTTGGCCGAGGACGGCATCAACCTGCAGGCCTGCGGCCTGGTGGCGGTCGGACATCGGGTGGTCCATGGCGGCAAGGAATTTCACCGTCCGACAGTGCTGGACGACAGCGTGGTCGGCCGGCTCAAGGAGCTGTCGGCGTTGGCTCCGTTGCACAATCCGCCCGCGGTGCTGGGCATCGAGGTGGCGCGCAAACTGCTGCCCGACGTTCCGCACGTCGCGGTGTTCGACACGGCGTTCTTTCACGACCTGCCCGCCGCGGCGGCAACGTATGCGATCGACCACGGGTTGGCCGAGGAGTGGCACATCCGCCGGTACGGGTTTCACGGCACCTCGCATCGGTATGTCAGCGAGCGGGCCGCTGCCTTCCTGGGCAGGCCGCCGGATGGCCTGAATCAGATTGTGCTGCATCTGGGTAACGGTTCATCGGCGTCGGCGATTGCCGCGGGCCGCCCGGTCGACACGTCAATGGGCCTGACGCCGTTGGAGGGGTTGGTGATGGGCACCCGCAGCGGTGACGTGGACCCGAGCATCGTCGGCTATTTGTGGCGGGCCGCGAAGATGGGCGTGGGCGAGATCGAGTCGATGCTCAACCATCGGTCCGGGATATTGGGCCTGGCCGGTGAGCGCGACTTCCGGCGGCTGCATGAATTGATCGAATCAGGCGACGGCTCAGCGCAATTGGCCTACGATGTATTCATTCACCGCTTGCGCAAGTACATCGGCGCCTACCTGGCGGTGCTGGGGCACACCGACGTGGTGAGCTTCACCGCGGGGATCGGCGAGAACGATCCCGCGGTGCGCCGCGACGCGCTGGCGGGCATGGCCGAGCTCGGGATCAAGGTCGACGAGGACCGCAATGCCAAAGGCGCGCGGCGGATTTCCCAGGACGACTCACCAATAACGGTCCTGGTGGTCCCGACCAACGAAGGACTGGCTATCGCCCGCGACTGCGTCAGCGTGCTGGGACGCCGAGCGTGA
- the pta gene encoding phosphate acetyltransferase: MAAPTGIYIAAPEPASGKATIALGILHRLAATVAKVGVFRPITRSYGDRKRGEAGRSGSPHVSRDDRDYILELLLEHTTAGLSYEQCVGVTYQQLHADSDAAIADIVAAYHAMARACDAVVIVGSDYTDVTTPTELSVNARIAVNLGVPVLLAVSAKDRTVDEVASVVEVCLAELSAQRAHTAAVVANRCDPAQLGALTAALRTFAARSYVLPDEPLLSAPTVAELEKAVNGTPVSGDAPLREREVVDVLVAGMTADHVLERLTDGMAVITPGDRSDVVLAVASAHAAEGFPALSCIILNGGFELHPSVAALVAGLRLRLPIIATTLGTYDTASAAASARGRLTASLQRKVDTALELMDRHVDIADLMAQLAIPIPTITTPQMFTYRLQQQARSDRKHIVLPEGEDDRILKSAGRLLQRGVADLTILGDEAHIRLRSAELGVDLDGAAVLDPRTSELCDRFAEQYAQLRKAKGITIEQAREFMHDASYFGTMLVDNDMVDGMVSGAAHTTAHTVRPALEIIGTVPGVSTVSSIFLMCLPDRVLAYGDCAIIPNPTPEQLADIAICSARTAAQFGIEPRVAMLSYSTGASGVGADVDKVRAATELVRARDPRLLVEGPIQYDAAVEPSVAATKMPESPVAGRATVLIFPDLNTGNNTYKAVQRTSGAIAIGPVLQGLRKPVNDLSRGALVEDIVNTVAITAIQAQGVHG, translated from the coding sequence GTGGCCGCCCCCACCGGCATTTACATCGCCGCGCCTGAGCCGGCGTCCGGCAAGGCGACGATCGCGCTGGGGATCTTGCACCGTCTTGCTGCGACCGTCGCCAAAGTCGGTGTGTTCCGGCCGATCACGCGGTCCTACGGCGATCGCAAGCGCGGCGAAGCCGGGCGCAGCGGGTCGCCGCACGTCTCCCGTGACGATCGCGACTACATCCTGGAACTGCTGCTGGAGCACACCACCGCGGGCCTGTCATACGAGCAGTGCGTCGGCGTCACCTACCAGCAGCTGCACGCCGACAGCGACGCCGCGATCGCTGACATCGTCGCCGCGTATCACGCGATGGCTCGGGCGTGCGACGCGGTGGTGATCGTCGGCAGCGACTACACCGACGTCACCACCCCCACGGAGCTTTCGGTCAACGCCCGGATCGCGGTCAACCTCGGCGTGCCGGTGTTGTTAGCGGTAAGCGCCAAAGACCGCACCGTCGACGAGGTCGCCAGCGTCGTTGAGGTCTGCCTGGCCGAGCTATCGGCCCAGCGGGCCCACACCGCGGCGGTGGTGGCCAACCGTTGTGACCCAGCGCAGCTGGGGGCCCTCACCGCGGCGCTGCGCACCTTCGCCGCGCGCAGCTACGTGCTACCCGACGAGCCTCTGCTGTCGGCGCCGACGGTGGCCGAACTGGAGAAAGCGGTCAACGGTACGCCGGTCAGCGGCGACGCGCCGCTGCGGGAACGTGAGGTCGTCGACGTGCTGGTCGCCGGGATGACCGCCGACCATGTGCTGGAACGGCTGACCGACGGAATGGCCGTCATCACCCCCGGCGACCGTTCGGACGTCGTGCTCGCCGTGGCCAGCGCCCATGCGGCCGAAGGATTTCCGGCGCTGTCGTGCATCATCCTCAACGGCGGGTTCGAGCTGCATCCGTCGGTTGCGGCCCTGGTCGCCGGCCTGCGGCTGCGACTCCCCATCATCGCCACCACTCTGGGCACTTACGACACGGCCAGCGCGGCGGCGTCGGCTCGCGGCCGGCTCACCGCATCCTTGCAGCGCAAGGTCGACACCGCGTTGGAACTGATGGACCGCCACGTCGATATCGCCGACCTGATGGCACAGCTTGCCATCCCGATCCCGACCATTACCACACCGCAGATGTTCACCTATCGCCTGCAGCAGCAGGCGCGTTCGGATCGCAAGCACATCGTTCTTCCCGAGGGCGAGGACGACCGCATTCTCAAATCCGCCGGCCGCCTGCTGCAGCGCGGCGTCGCCGACCTGACCATCCTCGGCGACGAAGCCCACATACGCCTACGTTCGGCCGAACTCGGCGTCGATCTGGACGGGGCGGCGGTGCTGGACCCGCGCACCAGCGAGTTGTGCGACAGGTTCGCCGAGCAGTACGCGCAGCTACGAAAGGCGAAGGGGATCACCATCGAGCAGGCGCGCGAGTTCATGCACGACGCTTCGTATTTCGGCACCATGTTGGTGGACAACGACATGGTCGACGGCATGGTGTCGGGCGCCGCCCACACCACCGCTCACACGGTTCGTCCGGCGCTGGAGATCATCGGAACCGTTCCGGGCGTGTCCACGGTATCGAGCATCTTCCTGATGTGCCTGCCCGATCGGGTGCTGGCGTATGGTGACTGCGCGATCATTCCGAACCCGACGCCCGAGCAGCTCGCCGATATCGCCATCTGCTCGGCGCGCACTGCCGCACAGTTCGGCATCGAGCCACGCGTGGCCATGCTGTCCTACTCCACCGGAGCCTCCGGTGTCGGCGCCGACGTCGACAAGGTCAGGGCAGCAACGGAATTGGTGCGCGCCCGGGATCCGCGGCTACTGGTGGAGGGGCCCATCCAGTACGACGCCGCGGTAGAACCGTCGGTAGCGGCCACCAAGATGCCCGAATCGCCGGTCGCCGGCCGCGCGACTGTGCTGATCTTTCCCGACCTCAACACCGGCAACAACACCTACAAGGCCGTGCAGCGCACCTCCGGGGCGATCGCGATCGGCCCCGTGTTGCAAGGTTTACGCAAACCGGTGAACGACCTGTCCCGGGGTGCGCTGGTCGAAGACATCGTCAACACCGTTGCCATCACAGCGATCCAGGCGCAAGGTGTCCATGGATAG
- the fgd gene encoding glucose-6-phosphate dehydrogenase (coenzyme-F420): MVELKLGYKASAEQFAPRELVELAVAAEAHGMDSATVSDHFQPWRHEGGHAPFSLSWMAAVGERTKRLMLGTSVLTPTFRYHPAVIAQAFATMGCLYPNRVFLGVGTGEALNEIATGYQGDWPEFKERFARLRESVRLMRELWRGDRVDFDGDYYRLKGASIYDVPEGGVPVYIAAGGPAVAKYAGRAGDGFICTSGKGEELYTEKLMPAVREGATAADRDVDDIDKMIEIKISYDPDPELALNNTRFWAPLSLTAEQKHSIDDPIEMERAADALPIEQIAKRWIVASDPDEAVEKVGQYVTWGLNHLVFHAPGHDQRRFLELFEKDLAPRLRRLG, encoded by the coding sequence GTGGTTGAACTGAAACTCGGATACAAGGCGTCCGCCGAACAATTCGCCCCGCGCGAGCTCGTCGAACTGGCCGTTGCCGCCGAGGCTCACGGCATGGACAGCGCCACCGTCAGCGACCATTTCCAGCCGTGGCGTCACGAGGGCGGCCATGCCCCGTTCTCGCTGTCCTGGATGGCCGCCGTCGGCGAACGGACCAAGCGACTCATGCTGGGTACCTCGGTGCTCACCCCGACGTTCCGGTACCACCCAGCCGTCATCGCGCAGGCCTTCGCCACCATGGGCTGCCTATACCCCAACCGCGTCTTTCTCGGAGTCGGCACCGGTGAGGCGCTCAACGAGATCGCCACCGGGTATCAGGGCGACTGGCCGGAGTTCAAGGAGCGGTTCGCTCGGCTGCGCGAATCGGTGCGATTGATGCGGGAGCTGTGGCGCGGCGACCGAGTCGACTTCGACGGTGACTACTACCGCCTCAAGGGCGCCTCGATCTACGACGTGCCCGAGGGCGGGGTGCCCGTCTACATTGCCGCCGGCGGCCCGGCGGTGGCCAAGTACGCCGGCCGCGCGGGCGACGGCTTCATCTGCACCTCCGGCAAGGGCGAGGAGCTGTACACCGAAAAGCTGATGCCCGCCGTCCGAGAGGGAGCGACGGCCGCCGACCGTGATGTGGACGACATCGACAAGATGATCGAGATCAAGATCTCCTACGACCCGGATCCGGAGCTGGCGCTGAACAACACCCGATTTTGGGCGCCGCTGTCGCTCACCGCCGAACAGAAGCACAGCATCGACGACCCGATCGAGATGGAAAGGGCCGCCGACGCCCTGCCGATCGAGCAGATCGCCAAGCGCTGGATCGTGGCGTCGGACCCCGACGAGGCGGTGGAAAAGGTGGGCCAGTATGTGACGTGGGGACTCAACCATCTGGTGTTCCACGCGCCCGGCCATGACCAGCGCCGGTTCCTGGAGCTGTTCGAAAAGGACCTAGCGCCGCGGCTGCGGCGGCTGGGCTGA
- a CDS encoding MBL fold metallo-hydrolase has product MTHQLKASIELIQATDKVHLAQGHAVNWVLVADDAGVMLIDAGYPGDREDVLASLRKLGYEPGDVRAILLTHAHIDHLGTAIWFASEHGTPVYCHADEVGHAKREYLEQVSILDIALRLWRPRWAVWTAHVVRNGGLIRDGIPTAQPLTAETAAGLPGHPVAIFTPGHTNGHCSYLVDGVLASGDALITGHPLLRHSGPQLLPAVFSHSQQDCIRSLSALALLETEILAPGHGDLWRGPIRVATDAALKKAGARAEVQ; this is encoded by the coding sequence ATGACCCACCAGTTGAAGGCGTCGATTGAGCTTATTCAGGCCACCGACAAGGTTCACCTCGCCCAGGGCCATGCGGTCAACTGGGTGCTGGTCGCCGACGACGCCGGCGTCATGCTGATCGACGCCGGCTATCCCGGCGACCGCGAGGACGTGCTGGCCTCGCTGCGCAAACTGGGGTACGAGCCCGGCGACGTGCGCGCCATCCTGCTCACCCACGCCCACATCGACCACCTGGGCACCGCGATCTGGTTCGCCAGCGAGCACGGCACCCCGGTGTATTGCCACGCCGACGAGGTGGGCCACGCCAAGCGGGAGTACTTGGAGCAAGTGTCGATTCTCGATATCGCGCTGCGCCTCTGGCGGCCGCGCTGGGCGGTGTGGACCGCGCACGTGGTGCGCAACGGGGGCCTGATCCGCGACGGCATCCCGACCGCACAGCCGCTGACCGCCGAGACGGCCGCTGGGCTGCCGGGCCACCCGGTGGCCATATTCACCCCGGGGCACACCAATGGGCATTGCTCGTACCTCGTCGACGGCGTGCTGGCCAGCGGCGACGCCTTGATCACCGGCCATCCCCTGTTACGGCACAGCGGGCCGCAGCTGCTGCCGGCGGTGTTCAGCCACAGCCAGCAGGACTGCATCCGCAGCCTGTCCGCGCTGGCCCTGCTGGAAACCGAGATCCTGGCCCCCGGCCACGGCGATCTGTGGCGCGGCCCGATCCGCGTCGCGACGGACGCGGCTTTGAAAAAAGCCGGCGCGCGGGCCGAGGTCCAATAG
- a CDS encoding NtaA/DmoA family FMN-dependent monooxygenase (This protein belongs to a clade of FMN-dependent monooxygenases, within a broader family of flavin-dependent oxidoreductases, the luciferase-like monooxygenase (LMM) family, some of whose members use coenzyme F420 rather than FMN.) yields the protein MRRKPIHLAAHFPGVNNTTVWADPAAGSQVEFDSFVHLARTAERGLFDFFFLAEGLRLREHRGRIYDLDVVGRPDTFTVLAALAAATDRIGLTGTINTTFNEPFEVARQFATLDHLSEGRAGWNMVTSSDAFTGANFRRGGFLDHGDRYRRAEEFLTVARRFWDSWAPDAVRADVDAGVYVDPDRIRSVEHRGPQFDVRGFATLPAGPQGHPVLLQAGDSAEGRAFGARHADALFTLHGSLEDGQRYYADVKGRARLYGRDPNQLKVFPAATFVIGDTEEEAQDKARHIRYQQVSGATAIAMLEQVWGRDLSDYDPDGPLPDVDPVVDGDITQGRVRHGDPIAVARKYRERAQAEKLSIRELVIAATSRQQFVGTAAHIAGEIDRYIQADACDGFILVPHLTPHGLDEFVDKVVPLLQERGAFRTEYTGKTLREHLGSVA from the coding sequence GTGAGGCGCAAGCCAATTCATCTGGCGGCCCACTTCCCGGGGGTCAACAACACCACCGTGTGGGCCGATCCCGCAGCGGGCAGCCAGGTCGAGTTCGACTCGTTCGTGCACCTCGCACGCACCGCCGAGCGTGGATTGTTCGACTTCTTCTTCCTCGCCGAAGGGCTGCGACTGCGCGAGCATCGCGGCCGGATCTACGACCTCGACGTGGTAGGCCGGCCGGACACCTTCACCGTGCTGGCGGCCCTGGCCGCCGCCACCGACCGGATCGGGCTGACCGGGACCATCAACACCACCTTCAACGAACCATTCGAGGTGGCACGGCAATTCGCGACACTGGATCATCTTTCGGAGGGTCGTGCGGGCTGGAACATGGTGACCTCGTCGGACGCTTTCACCGGTGCCAACTTCCGCCGCGGCGGCTTTCTCGACCACGGCGACCGATACCGGCGGGCCGAGGAGTTCCTCACGGTGGCCCGCCGATTCTGGGATAGTTGGGCGCCCGATGCCGTGCGGGCCGACGTCGACGCCGGCGTCTACGTCGATCCGGACCGCATCCGCAGCGTCGAACACCGGGGTCCGCAGTTCGACGTGCGCGGGTTCGCGACACTGCCCGCCGGCCCGCAGGGTCATCCGGTGCTGTTGCAGGCCGGCGATTCCGCCGAGGGTCGGGCGTTCGGCGCCCGGCACGCCGACGCCCTGTTCACCCTGCACGGTTCGCTGGAGGACGGTCAGCGCTACTATGCCGACGTCAAGGGCCGCGCCCGGTTGTACGGTCGAGACCCCAACCAGCTCAAGGTTTTTCCGGCAGCGACGTTCGTCATCGGCGACACCGAAGAGGAGGCTCAGGACAAGGCGCGTCACATCCGCTATCAACAGGTCAGCGGTGCGACCGCGATCGCGATGCTGGAACAGGTGTGGGGCCGCGACTTGTCGGACTACGACCCGGACGGCCCGCTGCCCGATGTCGACCCGGTCGTCGACGGCGACATCACCCAGGGGCGGGTGCGGCACGGCGACCCGATCGCGGTGGCCCGTAAGTACCGCGAACGCGCTCAGGCGGAGAAACTTTCGATCCGCGAGTTGGTGATCGCCGCTACCAGCCGGCAGCAATTCGTCGGCACCGCCGCGCACATCGCCGGCGAGATCGACCGCTATATCCAGGCCGACGCGTGCGACGGGTTCATCCTGGTGCCGCACCTGACCCCGCACGGCCTGGATGAATTCGTCGATAAGGTGGTGCCACTCTTGCAGGAACGCGGGGCATTCCGTACCGAGTACACGGGAAAGACACTGCGCGAGCACCTCGGATCGGTGGCCTAA
- a CDS encoding LLM class flavin-dependent oxidoreductase, giving the protein MIPLSILDLSPISAGSDAATALRNTVELAQHAERWGYHRFWIAEHHFVSVASASPAVLIGQIAAATKRIRVGSGAVQLSHTTAAAVVESFGMLDTFHPGRIDLGLGRSAQRRLTKPQVPKPQRKTPEPPREWREVDGVVVPPPFDLRGLLVSERVRATMAILQQPEAVAPDFAEQVGDIVAMLAGTYRVDGVDLHAVPGEGAALTPWIFGSSKGPSAQVAGAMGLPFASSYHITPATALEAIDAYRNAFVPSASLKRPYVVVSADIVVADDSATARHLASSYGHWVYSIRAGGGAMPYPDPDDCAPLTEEQLAVVKDRVATQFVGNPDEVAERLEALQRVTGADELVVTSVTYRHSDRLRSHELIARRWGLVP; this is encoded by the coding sequence ATGATCCCGCTGTCCATCCTGGACCTGTCGCCGATCAGCGCGGGCAGCGACGCCGCGACCGCCCTGCGCAACACCGTCGAATTGGCCCAGCACGCCGAGCGGTGGGGCTATCACCGGTTCTGGATAGCCGAGCATCACTTTGTCTCCGTCGCCAGTGCCTCGCCGGCGGTGCTGATCGGGCAGATCGCGGCGGCTACCAAGCGGATTCGTGTGGGGTCGGGGGCCGTCCAGCTGAGCCACACCACGGCGGCTGCCGTGGTCGAGAGTTTCGGCATGCTCGACACCTTCCATCCGGGGCGCATCGATCTCGGCCTGGGCCGCTCCGCGCAGCGTCGGCTGACGAAGCCGCAAGTTCCTAAGCCACAACGCAAAACGCCCGAACCACCGCGCGAATGGCGCGAGGTCGACGGTGTGGTGGTCCCGCCGCCATTCGACCTGCGCGGGCTGCTGGTCAGCGAGCGGGTACGGGCCACCATGGCGATCCTGCAGCAGCCCGAGGCGGTGGCACCGGATTTCGCCGAGCAGGTGGGCGACATCGTCGCGATGTTGGCCGGCACCTATCGGGTCGACGGCGTTGATCTGCATGCGGTGCCCGGTGAGGGCGCAGCCCTGACACCGTGGATCTTCGGCAGCAGCAAGGGACCCAGTGCCCAGGTGGCCGGTGCGATGGGGCTGCCGTTCGCCTCCAGCTACCACATCACGCCGGCCACCGCACTGGAGGCCATCGACGCCTACCGCAACGCCTTTGTCCCCTCGGCGAGTCTGAAGCGGCCCTATGTCGTGGTGTCGGCCGACATCGTGGTCGCCGACGACAGCGCCACCGCCCGGCATCTGGCGTCGAGTTACGGCCATTGGGTGTATTCCATCCGGGCCGGCGGCGGTGCGATGCCCTATCCGGATCCCGACGACTGCGCGCCGCTCACCGAGGAGCAGCTGGCGGTGGTAAAAGACCGGGTGGCAACGCAATTCGTCGGCAACCCGGACGAAGTCGCCGAGCGGCTGGAGGCGTTGCAGCGAGTCACGGGCGCCGACGAGCTCGTCGTCACCTCGGTCACCTACCGACACTCCGACCGGCTGCGCTCGCACGAGCTGATCGCCAGACGCTGGGGACTGGTCCCGTGA